In Leptotrichia sp. OH3620_COT-345, a genomic segment contains:
- a CDS encoding DMT family transporter gives MVEIPEPNREQHKNKIAQIFAFVAVFLWSISIIFTKLGMNYYDSTTLAVLRYVFTFIILLVFIVLKKVRLPDLKDIPAFLIAGLAGFALHMITFNKGVSMLSSGTSSILLACAPIFTSVLSVLFLKEKINFYCWISIFVSFSGIVILTLWEGIFSFNIGIFWMLLAAFLLAVYNIFQRKFSNKYSGTESTIYSILSGAILLMLYSPVSLLEIPKMRINEFIIVFSLAFLVSVVGYICWGKALVMGKSAGEIANFLFLGPFISTLTGIIFLNEKLMLSTVIGGTVILIGIVTFNKFKDK, from the coding sequence ATGGTAGAAATACCCGAACCGAATCGGGAACAGCATAAAAATAAAATTGCACAGATATTTGCTTTTGTAGCCGTGTTTTTATGGTCCATATCAATTATATTCACTAAGCTGGGAATGAATTATTATGATTCGACGACACTTGCAGTTTTGAGATATGTTTTTACTTTTATTATATTATTAGTATTTATAGTCTTAAAAAAAGTAAGGTTACCTGATTTAAAGGATATTCCGGCATTTTTAATTGCAGGACTTGCAGGATTTGCCTTGCATATGATAACTTTTAATAAAGGAGTGAGTATGCTTAGCTCCGGGACTTCAAGTATATTACTTGCATGCGCTCCTATTTTTACTTCAGTATTATCAGTATTGTTTTTAAAAGAGAAAATAAATTTTTACTGTTGGATTTCTATTTTTGTTTCATTTTCGGGAATAGTCATACTTACTTTATGGGAAGGAATATTTTCTTTTAATATAGGAATTTTCTGGATGCTTCTGGCAGCCTTTCTTCTTGCGGTTTATAACATATTTCAGAGGAAATTTTCCAATAAATATTCAGGAACCGAATCCACAATATACAGTATTTTATCGGGAGCGATTTTACTTATGCTTTATTCCCCTGTTTCTTTGCTTGAAATCCCAAAAATGAGAATAAATGAGTTCATTATAGTTTTTTCTTTGGCATTTTTAGTAAGTGTTGTTGGTTATATATGTTGGGGGAAGGCATTGGTTATGGGAAAAAGTGCAGGAGAAATAGCTAATTTTTTATTTTTAGGGCCTTTTATATCAACACTTACGGGAATTATTTTTTTAAATGAAAAACTTATGTTGTCTACAGTTATCGGTGGGACGGTTATTTTAATAGGGATAGTAACTTTCAATAAATTTAAAGATAAATAG
- a CDS encoding ABC transporter permease subunit: MENVKMESNIFRKRTQLRIIFAIIIVILYSVSSFVLDFEGEAVFLSIPEGVLWLLKNFIPTQNSVKYLPIILKTAFQTILLAISATSISAFFALIMAIIGSETTGFNKVMKIFVKITASFFRNMPIVAWSLILLFSFKQNEFTGFLALFFVTFGYLTRTFTETIDETAGYIAEALKSTGASYFQIVFQGVIPTVAPQLVSWLLYYIENGVREATLIGILTGTGIGFIFNLYYKSIRYDAAGLVILTVIVIVTGIELLSNKIRKEMM, translated from the coding sequence ATGGAAAATGTTAAAATGGAAAGCAATATTTTTAGAAAAAGAACACAGTTAAGAATTATATTTGCAATAATAATCGTAATTTTATACAGTGTGTCGTCATTTGTTTTAGATTTTGAAGGAGAAGCAGTTTTTCTGTCCATACCTGAAGGAGTACTCTGGTTATTGAAAAATTTTATTCCGACACAGAATTCAGTAAAGTATTTGCCGATAATATTAAAAACTGCATTTCAGACAATACTTCTTGCAATATCCGCAACATCAATTTCAGCATTTTTTGCTTTAATTATGGCGATAATAGGTTCTGAAACAACAGGATTTAATAAAGTTATGAAAATTTTTGTGAAAATAACGGCTTCTTTTTTCAGAAATATGCCTATAGTAGCATGGTCGCTTATATTACTTTTTTCTTTTAAGCAAAATGAATTTACAGGTTTTCTGGCTTTATTTTTTGTAACTTTCGGATATTTGACACGGACATTTACCGAAACAATAGATGAAACTGCTGGATATATTGCCGAAGCATTAAAATCTACAGGAGCTTCCTATTTTCAGATAGTATTTCAAGGAGTTATACCTACAGTTGCTCCCCAGCTTGTATCATGGTTACTTTACTATATAGAAAATGGAGTAAGGGAAGCGACTCTTATCGGAATTTTAACAGGTACGGGAATAGGATTTATATTTAACCTGTACTATAAAAGTATAAGGTATGATGCTGCAGGACTTGTAATTCTTACAGTTATAGTAATTGTTACAGGAATAGAGTTGCTATCCAATAAAATAAGAAAAGAAATGATGTAA
- the yajC gene encoding preprotein translocase subunit YajC, with the protein MDKNLQPLILMTGFMIVLFGTQIWTARKKSAKQKAMLDNLKVGDKIVTIGGITGTIAAVLTDTVEIKIDKTARMTILKTAVSRVTE; encoded by the coding sequence ATGGATAAAAATTTACAACCACTTATATTAATGACCGGGTTTATGATTGTACTTTTCGGAACTCAGATTTGGACTGCCAGAAAGAAAAGTGCAAAGCAGAAAGCTATGTTAGATAATTTAAAAGTAGGAGATAAAATAGTTACTATAGGAGGGATAACCGGAACTATTGCAGCTGTTTTAACTGATACTGTTGAAATAAAAATTGATAAAACTGCAAGAATGACTATATTGAAAACTGCTGTTTCAAGAGTTACCGAATAA
- the yqeK gene encoding bis(5'-nucleosyl)-tetraphosphatase (symmetrical) YqeK, giving the protein MGININKIKENVKKYLDEKRYKHVERVAEAAKNLAGIYRISINETEAAAYLHDVAKFFELSVMIDLVKGKYPEIEDELSKSTAILHGFAGAEFIKNNYELFEIDNEEILNAVKYHTIGSGKMGVLSKIIYLADAIEDGRTWQGVEKARELAKYNLDEAIIFEINTKIEYLLSKRSIIHPNIILFWNSLICKKNKS; this is encoded by the coding sequence ATGGGAATAAATATTAATAAAATAAAAGAAAATGTAAAAAAATACCTTGATGAAAAAAGATACAAACATGTTGAAAGAGTAGCCGAAGCTGCGAAAAATCTTGCCGGAATTTATAGAATTTCTATTAATGAAACTGAAGCCGCAGCTTATCTTCATGATGTAGCAAAGTTTTTCGAACTTTCTGTTATGATTGATTTAGTTAAAGGAAAATATCCTGAAATTGAAGATGAGCTGTCAAAATCTACAGCTATACTTCATGGATTTGCAGGTGCAGAATTTATAAAAAATAATTATGAACTTTTTGAAATTGATAATGAAGAAATTTTAAATGCTGTTAAATATCATACAATCGGCAGTGGAAAAATGGGAGTACTTTCAAAAATTATTTATCTGGCAGATGCTATAGAAGACGGAAGAACATGGCAGGGAGTTGAAAAAGCAAGAGAACTTGCAAAATATAATTTAGACGAAGCTATTATATTTGAAATAAATACTAAGATTGAGTACTTACTTTCAAAAAGGAGCATAATACATCCTAATATTATTTTATTCTGGAACTCTTTAATTTGCAAAAAAAATAAAAGTTAA
- the sfsA gene encoding DNA/RNA nuclease SfsA: MKSKRDSNESIYIIDYDEIVVFKERITRFTVSFDFKKKLGNNENSGENLAHLHDSGRLTELLIEGNELFIKRSEKKDRKTKWDVIGVKIEDEVVLINSAYHRYIVESILNNEELSPFGKVRNIQPEVKYKNSRIDFYMETEKDRIYLEIKGCTLIENKIATFPGAPSVRAVKHLNELMELKKEGFRAAVLILIFRKSKCFRPRHETDRNFAQTFYKAIDKGVEIYTMLLSYENKNIYFQKRLKILGKSFK, translated from the coding sequence ATGAAAAGTAAAAGAGATAGTAATGAAAGTATTTATATAATAGATTATGATGAAATCGTAGTCTTTAAAGAAAGAATAACAAGGTTTACTGTATCTTTTGATTTTAAGAAAAAATTGGGAAATAATGAAAACAGCGGAGAAAATCTTGCACATCTTCATGATTCAGGCAGACTGACAGAGCTTCTTATAGAAGGAAATGAACTTTTTATAAAAAGAAGTGAAAAGAAAGACAGGAAAACCAAATGGGATGTCATAGGAGTAAAAATAGAGGATGAAGTCGTACTTATAAATTCCGCTTATCACAGATATATTGTAGAATCTATATTGAATAATGAGGAATTATCTCCTTTTGGAAAAGTAAGGAACATACAACCTGAAGTCAAGTATAAAAACAGTAGAATAGATTTTTATATGGAAACGGAAAAAGACAGAATATATTTGGAAATAAAAGGATGTACTTTGATTGAAAATAAAATTGCCACTTTTCCCGGAGCCCCTTCAGTTCGTGCGGTAAAACATCTGAATGAGCTTATGGAACTGAAAAAAGAAGGTTTCAGAGCAGCCGTGCTGATTCTCATATTCAGAAAGTCCAAATGTTTTAGACCGAGACATGAAACTGACAGGAATTTTGCCCAAACATTTTATAAAGCAATAGATAAAGGTGTAGAAATTTATACTATGCTGTTAAGTTATGAAAACAAAAATATTTATTTTCAGAAAAGGTTGAAAATTTTAGGAAAAAGTTTTAAATGA
- a CDS encoding N-acetylmuramoyl-L-alanine amidase encodes MKRVLILLLLIMSTIVFSETLEKVTYRNGVYTAIFKEKRKINTSATFNQSQSILALDFQNVTVKNNIPETLKVNDQYVDTISITEVAGIATISFYLKKGTAYRLVSRNGEIQATFSREKDGSTGTQSVKLKPTQPTKKKKYTIVVDAGHGGKDSGATANGYREKDLALAISQKLANNLRKDFNVIMTRNTDVFIPLQTRAKIANDANADFFVSIHLNAGGSSANGAETFYFSKKESAYAAEVARFENSVDSGYADIPLSDFIINDIFYRINQQKSAAVATDVLDSIVSNFGLRRRGVFGANFAVLRGTNAPAILVEVGFITNYSDIDQYLSESGKERLASGIANAIRKHFN; translated from the coding sequence ATGAAAAGGGTATTAATACTACTGTTGCTCATTATGAGCACAATTGTATTTTCTGAAACCTTAGAAAAGGTGACTTACAGGAATGGAGTTTATACTGCAATATTTAAAGAAAAAAGAAAAATAAATACGAGTGCGACTTTTAATCAGTCACAGTCAATTTTGGCATTGGATTTTCAGAATGTGACAGTTAAGAATAACATACCGGAAACTTTGAAAGTAAATGATCAATATGTGGATACGATAAGCATTACTGAGGTAGCGGGAATTGCAACGATATCTTTTTATTTGAAAAAAGGAACTGCTTATAGATTAGTGAGCAGAAATGGAGAAATTCAGGCTACATTCAGTAGGGAAAAGGACGGTTCTACAGGAACACAGAGTGTTAAGTTAAAGCCTACACAGCCTACAAAAAAGAAAAAATATACAATAGTTGTAGATGCAGGACATGGCGGAAAAGATTCAGGGGCTACAGCTAACGGATATAGAGAAAAGGATTTGGCACTTGCAATATCTCAGAAACTTGCTAATAATTTAAGAAAAGACTTTAATGTAATAATGACGAGAAATACTGACGTTTTTATACCATTACAGACAAGAGCGAAAATAGCCAATGATGCAAATGCGGATTTTTTTGTAAGTATACACTTGAATGCAGGAGGAAGTTCTGCAAATGGAGCTGAAACATTTTATTTTTCAAAGAAAGAATCAGCTTATGCAGCTGAAGTTGCAAGGTTTGAAAACAGTGTTGACAGTGGATATGCGGATATTCCTTTATCGGATTTTATAATAAATGATATTTTTTATAGAATAAATCAACAAAAAAGTGCTGCAGTTGCCACAGATGTACTGGACAGTATAGTGTCAAACTTCGGACTTAGACGTAGAGGAGTATTCGGAGCAAATTTTGCCGTGTTACGTGGAACAAATGCCCCGGCAATACTTGTTGAAGTAGGATTTATTACAAATTATTCAGATATTGACCAGTATCTGAGCGAATCAGGAAAAGAACGTCTGGCCAGCGGGATTGCCAATGCAATAAGAAAGCATTTTAATTAG
- a CDS encoding TraX family protein encodes MSICKKSFKGISSFTLHILAITFMLLDHLWFPIFSFMIVEGFFHTKSFTKYLMRLFIFALISEIPFNLFVSSEIAYPYYQNVLWTFLISLIALWAIKKN; translated from the coding sequence ATGAGCATTTGTAAAAAGAGTTTTAAGGGAATCAGCTCATTTACTTTACATATACTGGCAATAACATTTATGCTACTTGACCATTTATGGTTTCCTATTTTTTCCTTTATGATAGTCGAAGGATTTTTTCATACGAAAAGTTTTACAAAATATTTGATGCGTCTTTTTATATTTGCATTAATTTCGGAAATTCCGTTTAATTTGTTTGTAAGTTCGGAAATTGCATACCCTTATTATCAGAATGTACTATGGACTTTTCTAATTTCGTTGATTGCCCTTTGGGCAATTAAAAAAAATTAA
- the smpB gene encoding SsrA-binding protein SmpB: MVLARNKKAFHDYFIEDKIEAGIELVGTEVKSVKAGKTSIKESFIRIIKNEVFIMNMHITPYEFGNINNPPETRVRKLLMNKREIEKWSSKIKEQGYTIIPLSVYTKKRLVKMEIGLAKGKKLHDKRETLKRKDQEKDMKKIQKDFSRF; this comes from the coding sequence ATGGTATTGGCAAGGAATAAAAAAGCATTTCATGATTATTTTATTGAAGATAAAATAGAAGCGGGAATTGAGCTTGTAGGAACTGAAGTGAAGTCAGTAAAAGCAGGAAAAACAAGTATAAAGGAGAGTTTTATAAGAATAATTAAAAACGAAGTTTTTATAATGAATATGCATATTACTCCTTATGAATTCGGAAATATAAATAATCCACCTGAAACAAGGGTCAGAAAATTGTTAATGAATAAAAGAGAAATAGAAAAATGGTCATCTAAAATAAAGGAACAGGGCTACACTATAATTCCTTTATCAGTATACACTAAAAAAAGACTTGTAAAAATGGAAATAGGTCTTGCTAAAGGAAAAAAGCTTCATGATAAAAGAGAAACTCTTAAAAGAAAAGATCAGGAAAAAGATATGAAAAAGATACAGAAAGATTTTTCACGTTTTTAA
- the phnC gene encoding phosphonate ABC transporter ATP-binding protein has protein sequence MLLKVKNISKEYSNGIKALSDVSFEINKGEFLSVVGPSGSGKSTLLRTINRLINTSKGEILFQEENIGKLGRKEINRVRRQMGMIFQSYNLVERLTVIENVLHGRLGYKSLLTGILGIYTEKEKEQAFEILDKVEMGKYAYRKCSELSGGQKQRVGIARALMQEPKLLLCDEPIASLDPKTSERVMDYLRNITDEMGIACIVNLHQTDIAVKYSDRIIGLNQGKKIFDDKTEMFTKNIMEYVYSSEYEEIQ, from the coding sequence ATGTTACTAAAAGTAAAAAATATTTCAAAAGAGTACTCTAATGGTATAAAGGCACTGTCAGACGTTTCTTTTGAAATAAATAAGGGAGAATTTTTATCAGTTGTAGGACCGTCAGGCTCAGGAAAATCAACTTTATTGAGAACAATAAACAGACTTATAAATACAAGTAAAGGTGAAATTCTATTTCAGGAAGAAAATATCGGAAAACTTGGAAGAAAAGAGATAAATCGTGTAAGAAGACAGATGGGGATGATATTTCAGAGTTATAATTTAGTTGAAAGGCTTACAGTTATAGAAAATGTTTTACACGGAAGATTAGGATATAAATCGTTATTAACAGGAATTTTGGGTATTTATACTGAAAAAGAGAAAGAACAGGCATTTGAAATATTAGATAAAGTAGAAATGGGAAAATACGCTTATCGGAAATGCAGTGAACTGAGCGGAGGACAGAAGCAGAGAGTGGGAATAGCAAGAGCATTAATGCAGGAACCTAAATTGCTTCTTTGTGATGAACCTATTGCTTCCCTTGATCCTAAAACATCTGAAAGAGTTATGGATTATTTAAGAAATATTACTGATGAAATGGGAATAGCATGTATAGTAAATTTACATCAAACTGATATTGCCGTAAAATATTCTGACAGGATAATAGGCTTAAATCAGGGGAAAAAGATATTTGATGATAAAACGGAAATGTTTACTAAAAATATAATGGAATATGTATATTCGAGTGAATATGAGGAGATACAGTAA
- the rnr gene encoding ribonuclease R — translation MKELIYLRKLLEEHELTFQQIIQMLEWTPKKRKLYKRILSSWEDEGEIYLKRNGKYTLPEKAGLIKGEISISRGNFGFLDVVGESSVFIPGHYLNTAMDGDTVLVRILKNNGNSEKSREGEVYKVVKRAREIIVGIYEHNMSFGFVRPRTSGRDIYIPKKKIKGAKTGDLVAVKIYFWGDSEKKPEGEVISILGNPENTEALISALLINQGIQGKFPNEVIKEVDRIEENFSEELDKRKDLRHLDIITIDGADAKDLDDAVYVEKNDTGFKLIVSIADVSYYVKSGSELDKEALKRGNSIYMVDRVIPMLPRKLSNNLCSLNPHEDKLTFTVEIDYDNNGKVIKNDFYKSIIKSRHRMTYSDVNSIIDGNEELMEKYSDIYEMLKNMLSLSKIIRNIKKRRGSIDFELPEIKVILDENKLVKDIELRSRGEAERIIEDFMVAANEVVAEKLFWEEIPAVYRVHEDPDKAKIAVLNDSLIKFGYYLKNLDDLHPGKFQAIIEKTTGLPEGYLIHKLILRSMQRARYANKNLGHFGLASKYYLHFTSPIRRYSDLVVHRMLGKSITEFMKDREKSYYLENFDTVSSIISKTERVADKLEEDSVKIKLIEYMQDKIGNIYIARLSGMSKNKVFMELENHIEVVYNVLISKDDFIYDEENYKITDTVTGTSYTMGNTIKVIVTGASYQKMEIEVIPYKEKINEIKEQ, via the coding sequence ATGAAAGAGCTTATATATTTAAGAAAATTATTGGAGGAACATGAGTTGACGTTTCAGCAGATAATACAGATGTTGGAATGGACTCCAAAAAAGAGAAAACTGTATAAACGGATACTTTCCTCGTGGGAAGATGAAGGAGAAATTTATTTAAAAAGAAACGGTAAATATACACTTCCTGAAAAAGCCGGACTGATAAAGGGAGAAATCTCAATTTCAAGAGGCAACTTCGGGTTTTTAGATGTGGTCGGAGAAAGTAGTGTTTTTATTCCCGGCCACTATTTAAATACTGCCATGGACGGTGATACTGTCTTAGTCAGAATTTTAAAAAATAATGGAAATTCTGAGAAAAGCAGAGAAGGAGAAGTATATAAAGTTGTAAAAAGAGCAAGAGAAATTATTGTAGGTATATATGAGCATAATATGAGTTTCGGATTTGTAAGACCGAGAACTTCAGGGAGAGATATTTATATTCCTAAAAAGAAAATAAAAGGGGCGAAAACAGGGGATTTAGTAGCAGTAAAAATATATTTCTGGGGGGACAGTGAGAAAAAGCCTGAGGGAGAAGTGATAAGTATACTTGGAAATCCTGAGAATACTGAAGCATTAATATCAGCTCTTCTTATAAACCAAGGCATACAGGGAAAATTTCCTAATGAAGTAATTAAGGAAGTGGACAGAATAGAAGAGAATTTTTCTGAAGAACTGGATAAAAGAAAGGATTTGAGACATCTGGATATTATAACTATTGATGGAGCCGATGCAAAGGATCTTGATGATGCGGTTTACGTGGAAAAAAATGATACAGGATTTAAATTGATAGTAAGTATTGCCGATGTTTCTTATTATGTAAAAAGCGGATCAGAACTTGATAAAGAAGCTTTGAAAAGAGGGAATTCGATTTATATGGTGGATAGAGTAATTCCCATGCTTCCAAGGAAACTTTCAAATAATCTCTGTTCTTTAAATCCTCATGAAGATAAGCTTACATTTACTGTTGAAATAGATTATGACAATAACGGAAAAGTCATAAAAAATGATTTTTATAAGTCAATTATAAAATCAAGACACAGAATGACATATTCTGATGTAAATTCTATAATTGATGGAAATGAAGAGCTTATGGAGAAATACTCGGATATTTATGAAATGCTGAAAAATATGCTTTCCCTTTCAAAAATAATAAGAAACATTAAAAAGCGAAGAGGCAGCATTGATTTTGAATTGCCTGAAATAAAGGTTATCCTTGATGAAAATAAACTTGTAAAAGACATAGAACTTCGTTCAAGGGGAGAAGCAGAAAGAATAATAGAAGATTTTATGGTTGCAGCAAATGAAGTGGTGGCGGAAAAACTTTTCTGGGAAGAAATACCGGCTGTTTACAGGGTACATGAAGATCCTGATAAAGCTAAAATAGCCGTATTAAATGATTCACTTATAAAATTCGGATATTATCTGAAAAACCTGGATGATTTGCATCCGGGTAAATTTCAGGCTATTATTGAAAAAACAACAGGACTTCCTGAAGGTTATCTTATTCATAAACTTATTTTAAGATCTATGCAGAGGGCAAGATACGCCAATAAAAATCTCGGACATTTTGGACTTGCTTCAAAGTATTATCTGCATTTTACTTCTCCCATAAGAAGATATTCAGATTTAGTAGTGCATAGAATGCTTGGAAAATCTATTACTGAATTTATGAAAGATAGAGAAAAGAGTTATTATTTAGAAAATTTTGATACAGTGTCGTCTATTATTTCAAAAACTGAAAGAGTAGCTGATAAGCTTGAAGAGGATAGTGTTAAAATCAAACTGATAGAGTATATGCAGGATAAAATAGGAAATATTTATATTGCAAGACTTAGCGGAATGAGTAAAAATAAAGTTTTTATGGAGCTCGAAAATCATATAGAAGTTGTTTACAATGTCCTTATCTCCAAAGATGACTTTATATATGACGAAGAAAATTACAAAATTACTGATACTGTAACGGGTACTTCCTATACAATGGGAAATACAATTAAAGTCATCGTAACGGGAGCATCTTATCAGAAAATGGAAATAGAAGTAATACCTTATAAAGAAAAAATAAATGAAATTAAAGAGCAATAA
- a CDS encoding phosphate/phosphite/phosphonate ABC transporter substrate-binding protein, with the protein MKKNILKLFIISLIFLVILSCGKNNKNDTIKIVFLPNESNESLKNSREEFAKIIERATEKKVEIVTTTDYNIAIESIISGKAQIAYIGADAYLNANERNKDVQAVVTNSGESGTLEDALYYSFIAVRSEDAPKYKNGDVYDLKKLKGQTMAFVTNSSTSGFVIPAKVIIKEIGLKNTDEVLEEGKVFSKVIFGSSHPGTQVALFKGDADAAAFAIPKAFTTYELISGEENRAGATYKVKQGAVSPFGDYAGKSFTVIKSIAVPNGPVVFNTKTLSKEDQEKIKKKFLSKEVTDNPYIFSPKKSKTRGLFLKENNDIGFVEVNTEWYKQVNDIK; encoded by the coding sequence ATGAAAAAAAATATTTTAAAATTATTTATAATCAGTTTAATATTTCTGGTAATATTAAGTTGTGGAAAAAACAATAAGAATGACACTATAAAAATAGTTTTTTTACCTAATGAATCTAACGAATCACTTAAAAATTCACGTGAGGAATTTGCAAAAATTATAGAACGGGCTACCGAGAAAAAAGTTGAAATAGTTACGACTACTGATTATAATATTGCAATAGAAAGTATAATTTCAGGAAAAGCACAGATAGCTTACATAGGAGCTGATGCTTACTTAAATGCAAATGAGAGAAATAAAGACGTTCAGGCTGTAGTGACGAATTCAGGAGAAAGCGGGACACTGGAAGATGCTTTATATTACAGTTTTATAGCTGTGAGATCTGAAGATGCTCCAAAATATAAAAATGGAGATGTGTACGACCTTAAGAAGCTGAAAGGGCAAACAATGGCTTTTGTTACAAATAGTTCTACATCCGGATTTGTAATACCTGCAAAAGTTATTATAAAAGAAATTGGACTGAAAAATACTGATGAAGTATTGGAAGAAGGGAAAGTATTTTCAAAAGTTATTTTTGGAAGTTCGCATCCGGGAACACAGGTAGCTTTATTTAAAGGTGATGCTGATGCAGCGGCATTTGCTATTCCTAAAGCATTTACAACATATGAATTGATTTCGGGAGAAGAAAACAGAGCGGGAGCAACTTATAAAGTAAAACAGGGAGCTGTATCTCCTTTCGGTGATTACGCAGGAAAGAGCTTTACAGTTATAAAATCAATAGCGGTACCAAACGGACCTGTTGTTTTCAATACAAAAACTTTATCTAAAGAAGATCAGGAAAAAATAAAAAAGAAATTTTTGTCTAAGGAAGTAACCGACAATCCTTATATATTCAGTCCGAAAAAAAGTAAAACAAGGGGACTTTTCCTTAAGGAAAATAATGATATAGGATTTGTAGAAGTAAATACCGAATGGTATAAACAGGTTAATGATATAAAATAA
- a CDS encoding GerMN domain-containing protein has translation MGKGTETGKNGSSKIGKFFRKNFPVMILVLLSVGAVVVNYYDKKNSQLINVTVDPKLAATSATSAEQTQKIEIAVYNPETKLIENSEVSIPKQLNVIEGDFVNEIIKKSPYVTKEMKFQSAYNLMIEDKNTIIIKLNAQFSGLKANRELFDGFSQAIIQTITKNFPNVQSVMIQLDGETAAQ, from the coding sequence ATGGGGAAAGGAACAGAAACCGGTAAAAACGGAAGCAGTAAAATAGGGAAATTTTTTAGAAAGAATTTTCCTGTAATGATACTTGTACTTCTTTCTGTAGGAGCTGTAGTTGTGAACTATTACGACAAAAAAAATTCACAGCTTATAAATGTTACTGTTGATCCGAAATTAGCGGCGACATCTGCAACAAGTGCTGAACAGACTCAGAAAATTGAAATAGCGGTTTATAATCCTGAAACAAAATTAATTGAAAACAGTGAGGTCTCGATTCCTAAGCAACTTAATGTAATCGAAGGAGATTTTGTAAATGAAATTATTAAAAAGTCACCATATGTGACTAAGGAGATGAAGTTTCAAAGTGCGTACAATTTAATGATAGAGGACAAAAATACTATTATTATTAAACTTAACGCACAATTTTCAGGATTAAAAGCAAATAGAGAGCTGTTTGACGGATTTTCCCAAGCTATAATACAAACAATAACTAAAAATTTTCCCAATGTTCAGTCAGTTATGATACAGCTGGATGGAGAAACAGCAGCTCAATAG
- a CDS encoding TraX family protein, with protein sequence MYGVAMVLVFYFFRGRKWYFLVAQIFVFIYINCFRVSSLEYGYTVFNYKVYIPQQVFAIFALPVIWMYNGNQGFHSKGIKYLFYIFYPVHMLVLFLISIFL encoded by the coding sequence ATGTACGGTGTAGCAATGGTTCTTGTTTTTTATTTTTTCAGAGGGAGAAAATGGTATTTTTTGGTAGCTCAGATCTTTGTTTTTATTTATATAAACTGTTTCCGGGTGAGTAGTCTTGAATATGGATATACAGTTTTTAATTATAAAGTATACATTCCTCAACAGGTTTTTGCCATATTTGCGTTGCCTGTTATATGGATGTACAACGGTAATCAAGGTTTTCATTCTAAAGGAATAAAGTATTTATTTTATATTTTTTATCCTGTTCATATGTTGGTGTTATTTTTAATAAGTATTTTTTTGTGA